In the genome of Hymenobacter cellulosivorans, one region contains:
- a CDS encoding peptidylprolyl isomerase, translating into MFSLFRPACWPTLSYGILLTATLALGSCNQTPPPAETAAPATPTRPPVPGPELTSLRDSNAVALLTEYGKAYPGSEVIVHTRLGDLRVKLYDDTPIHKANFLLLARKGVFDETVFNRVVKGFAIQGGRSEHRSIRMASYHLPPEVRPAHFHKRGALGMARYDDEQNPGKLSSNKDFYFVQGEKLTPYQAQAMAGRKLTAEQLKTYANLGGVPSLDGQYTVFGEVVEGLEVIDKIAAEPVDPYKWPKKDVGIKIDIVK; encoded by the coding sequence ATGTTTTCTCTTTTCCGCCCAGCCTGCTGGCCTACTCTATCCTACGGTATACTGCTGACGGCAACCCTGGCCCTGGGCAGTTGCAACCAGACCCCGCCCCCAGCCGAAACCGCCGCTCCGGCAACTCCCACGCGCCCACCCGTGCCGGGCCCCGAACTGACCAGCCTGCGCGACAGCAACGCAGTGGCCTTGCTCACGGAATACGGCAAAGCGTATCCCGGCTCGGAAGTCATTGTGCACACCCGCCTCGGCGACCTGCGCGTGAAGCTCTACGACGACACGCCGATTCACAAGGCTAATTTTCTGCTACTGGCCCGCAAAGGCGTATTCGACGAGACGGTGTTCAACCGGGTGGTCAAGGGATTTGCCATTCAGGGGGGCCGGTCCGAGCACCGCTCCATTCGCATGGCCAGCTACCATTTGCCGCCCGAGGTTCGGCCGGCCCACTTTCACAAGCGCGGCGCTCTGGGCATGGCTCGCTACGACGACGAGCAGAACCCGGGCAAACTGTCCTCCAACAAGGATTTTTACTTCGTGCAGGGCGAAAAGCTCACACCGTATCAGGCTCAAGCTATGGCCGGGCGCAAGCTCACGGCCGAGCAGCTCAAAACCTACGCCAACCTGGGCGGCGTGCCCTCCCTGGATGGCCAGTACACCGTGTTTGGCGAAGTAGTGGAGGGCCTGGAGGTCATCGACAAGATTGCGGCCGAGCCCGTCGACCCCTATAAGTGGCCCAAAAAGGACGTCGGCATTAAGATTGACATCGTGAAATAG
- a CDS encoding zinc dependent phospholipase C family protein — protein MKKHVLTLAFVLLCPFFSSGWGFLAHRTINQVAVYTLPKSMQGFYYRHLPEIVRLSTAPDERREDDPKEAPKHYIDMDHFGDDPFGSMPKLWEKAVAKYSADTLRKYGTVPWIVLETKTALTEAFRQRDSVAIIRLSAELGHYVADAYVPLHTTENYDGQLTNQHGMHSLWESKIPERHLAEWKLDSEKAEYLKDPLRSIWTAVQESYGFLGDTFDKEEKVTRTFTNETKYTFSHKFGKTRRAYSDAFADAYYKEVGGQVAYRLKQAPTMVASMWLTAWQDAGKPDLDQLLGKKPSKEEKEKLALELKAWDKNELAAQDLLLATHKEKTVERPDQINSAQDMAPAPVETPTPAPVAAPAVPAAEPEKVKVKTKSDEGSTKRKEKKKKEDKKENDGWN, from the coding sequence ATGAAAAAGCATGTACTAACGCTGGCCTTCGTGCTATTATGCCCGTTTTTCTCGTCGGGCTGGGGCTTTTTAGCGCACCGCACCATCAACCAGGTGGCAGTCTACACCTTGCCTAAATCCATGCAAGGGTTTTATTACCGCCACTTGCCCGAAATCGTGCGGCTGTCGACGGCCCCGGATGAGCGGCGCGAGGACGACCCTAAAGAGGCCCCCAAGCACTACATCGACATGGACCATTTCGGCGACGACCCGTTCGGCTCCATGCCCAAGCTCTGGGAAAAAGCCGTGGCCAAGTATTCGGCCGATACGCTGCGCAAGTACGGCACCGTGCCGTGGATTGTGCTCGAAACCAAGACAGCCCTGACCGAAGCCTTCCGGCAGCGTGATTCGGTGGCCATTATCCGGCTCTCGGCCGAGCTGGGACACTACGTGGCCGATGCCTACGTGCCCCTGCACACCACCGAGAACTACGACGGGCAGCTGACCAACCAGCACGGCATGCACAGCCTGTGGGAGTCGAAAATTCCGGAGCGCCACCTGGCGGAGTGGAAGCTGGACAGCGAGAAGGCCGAGTATCTGAAGGACCCGCTGCGCTCCATCTGGACGGCCGTACAGGAGTCGTACGGTTTCTTGGGCGACACCTTCGACAAGGAGGAAAAAGTGACCCGCACCTTCACCAACGAAACCAAATACACCTTCTCCCACAAATTTGGCAAAACCCGCCGGGCCTATTCCGACGCCTTTGCCGATGCCTATTACAAGGAAGTAGGCGGCCAAGTGGCTTACCGGCTCAAGCAGGCCCCGACGATGGTGGCCTCCATGTGGCTGACGGCCTGGCAAGACGCAGGCAAGCCCGACCTGGACCAGCTGCTGGGGAAGAAGCCCAGCAAAGAAGAAAAAGAAAAGCTGGCCCTGGAGCTCAAAGCCTGGGACAAAAACGAACTGGCCGCCCAGGATCTGCTGCTGGCAACCCACAAGGAGAAAACCGTGGAGCGTCCCGACCAGATCAACTCGGCCCAGGATATGGCCCCGGCCCCGGTCGAAACGCCGACTCCAGCTCCGGTGGCAGCTCCGGCAGTGCCCGCTGCCGAGCCCGAAAAAGTAAAGGTCAAGACCAAGTCGGACGAGGGCAGCACCAAGCGCAAGGAGAAGAAAAAGAAGGAGGACAAGAAAGAAAACGACGGCTGGAACTAG